AGAAAAGGGTGCTTTTACCTCTCACCAACCAGGTTATACATCCTAACTATCAGTGCTTCTTCATCTTCAGTGAAGTGAACCTGTGAATCTTTCATATTTCCTTCTGCAACTCAGAATACCATGTCAGGCATAGACTGAAACTAAAGGTATATTAGCTCAATTACATGGATAGATGTTCACGTAGCATGGAGTCTTGTTCCTGTTACAGTTTCCGTTTCCTAAGGTGATGCTGTGGTTTCATATGAAAGGGCACTTGAAGAAACAGGTTAACCCAAGAAACCACTGCGCAGAgttgaagatgaagaaaagaaaatagcagCANNNNNNNNNNNNNNNNNNNNNNNNNNNNNNNNNNNNNNNNNNNNNNNNNNNNNNNNNNNNNNNNNNNNNNNNNNNNNNNNNNNNNNNNNNNNNNNNNNNNNNNNNNNNNNNNNNNNNNNNNNNNNNNNNNNNNNNNNNNNNNNNNNNNNNNNNNNNNNNNNNNNNNNNNNNNNNNNNNNNNNNNNNNNNNNNNNNNNNNNNNNNNNNNNNNNNNNNNNNNNNNNNNNNNNNNNNNNACCTTGAGAACCAGAGGAATTATCATGATGAGAAGAGTCTTCTGAGGTGGCCATGTGAAGGATGCTGCTCCCTTGCTCTATCTGTTTAAGGAGAAACTCGATCTTTGACGgttgtaaatttgtaataaactGTGGAGACCCTCCACCTATGC
This genomic window from Sesamum indicum cultivar Zhongzhi No. 13 linkage group LG12, S_indicum_v1.0, whole genome shotgun sequence contains:
- the LOC110012997 gene encoding MYB-like transcription factor ETC1; amino-acid sequence: MATSEDSSHHDNSSGSQEGNMKDSQVHFTEDEEALIVRMYNLVGERWSLIAGRIPGRTAEEIKKYWISRYSTSGFRK